In Pleuronectes platessa chromosome 5, fPlePla1.1, whole genome shotgun sequence, a single genomic region encodes these proteins:
- the zc3h4 gene encoding zinc finger CCCH domain-containing protein 4 isoform X1 — MAVESMTVHPNSPTTNHEHNSLLTDERPEDGELEEGELEDDGGEVEVEEIGGGASTAAAAAAAGGGVGDGGDEAGGGGEPGGEGAVEKPRGSKERHASSESDEERSHRRKRKRKKEREREREKRRAKKKRKSKHKRHASSDDDHSDFSEDSDYSPSEKRKYREYSPQYPPPTHGGYSGSKKGSYMKMEKPTYGGYEEYEEENYEGEEEEEIGEEGYDDFTKELNQYRKAKEGGGGRGRGGRGRMRGLRGRGGMRGGRRGRGVGVGGGGGRGRGGGGGGGGGRGVKMGGDNDEGDGYGEEMENQTSGTFQLSSQYGEDDYDNMGEEDYDDYSKEFNPYKKSKDRGRGGFPGGKGGRGRGRGKGGRGMIRGGKGRNRGRGRGDMGNDDDNDMDNGDGCGGDGPGLGRRNLNDKHQDKKGKAICKYYIEGRCTWGDHCNFSHDIELPKKKELCKFYITGFCARADHCPYMHGEFPCKLFHTTGNCVNGDECMFSHDALSDDTQELLNKMLAEDAEAGAEDEKEVEELKKQGINPLPKPPPGVGLLPTPPRPVPLDSNTGPGDFSGPPPGDFGGPPGPNQGPPGPPPGQGPVPMPNPCAGPPEFCPDGNPFQGMPMNPNIPPPHMGPPPPCSGGGGGGGRKIPSLFDLKVQPTGQLAHKLAVRSQTPSGSQGQTTAPGPQGAPGTSPICFPAPQGMMSPDMQNMGPNLGMNQGPPNMGPGGPPMMGGFPSGDGPPFGGPMPPGPPQGGGNYYHNFLNQQEGRPMEGVIQEGDNFQVFSGMDERGGGGTFGNQSGGQDGSANGTSANQGGMSVPDFLPPAQRVLFMRIQQKQQEEEERARRMAEGGAEKSRDAEGDSGNWYSSEDEDGGSSVTSILKTLRQQTQAPQKAEGPLIDPRLQKTSPAHPPARPADPRLFRDPRLARNAESSSDSVPTPSVAGPPADPRLARLTAAASTGPTSHPPPTTKQEPPLVYKPPPLTTPAVEEEETERVLRDKPVPIPLDPLMGMALRDPRSQLQQFSHIKKDIVLHMPAFSKTITWSPEDLLPIPIPKQDLLPLPPGIPPVSSLDPRLSRAQQQLHTSLPHSQPPPVQSPPSSDPPASSSSTSSIPDFELLSRILKSVNSSPSQNSPPLLPTSSAPMSLLSPAPTMPLAPPEKPADPRVARKGLSDPRLQPQKSALKQPPEPTPAPVSSTTPATTSSSPPPTTAPYDPRLLSSGGAGRGVGAGAAGGANMLSNISLYDPRTNKPGSPGTSSGSNNSPNSANTDSKLSDTTMAKPKSKEPLFVRKSALDQPEPEKSGEQGTDRYNSYNRPRPKPAPSPNSTSQGAATAAGAAATGGQGAPGAAADQGPAGVHNLPVSSLFGGLKQATKPGGGTGSPFGGNSPAQPDQAAIDQENASLKDVFKGFDPTASPFCQ, encoded by the exons ATGGCTGTGGAAAGCATGACTGTGCATCCAAACTCCCCAACTACCAACCACGAACACAACAGTCTCCTGACTGACGAAAG GCCAGAGGATGGAGAACTGGAGGAAGGTGAGCTGGAAGATGATGGGGGAGAAGTTGAGGTGGAGGAAATAGGTGGAGGtgcatccacagcagcagcagcagcagcagcaggaggaggcgtTGGAGATGGGGGTGAtgaagcaggtggaggaggtgagccAGGAGGGGAAGGGGCCGTGGAGAAGCCTCGGGGAAGTAAGGAGCGCCACGCCAGTAGCGAATCTGACGAAGAGCGATCGCACCGtcgcaagaggaagaggaagaaagagagggagcgcgaaagggagaagaggagggctaAAAAGAAGCGcaaatccaaacacaaa CGTCATGCATCCTCTGATGATGACCACTCAGACTTCAGTGAGGACTCAGACTACAGTCCCAGTGAGAAGAGGAAGTACAGAGAGTACAGTCCTCAGTACCCCCCTCCT ACTCATGGAGGCTACAGTGGCTCAAAGAAGGGCAGCTACATGAAGATGGAAAAGCCGACCTACGGAGGTTACGAGGAATATGAAGAAGAGAACtatgagggagaggaagaagaggaaatagGGGAAGAAGGCTATGACGACTTCACGAAGGAACTCAACCAGTACCGCAAGGCtaaggaaggaggaggtggtCGCGGACGAG GGGGCAGAGGTCGTATGAGAGGCCTGAGAGGCCGTGGAGGAatgaggggaggaaggaggggtagaggagtaggagtaggaggcggcggcggcagaggaagaggaggtggaggaggaggaggaggaggacgaggtgtAAAGATGGGAGGAGACAATGATGAAGGAGATGGCTATGGAGAAGAGATGGAG AATCAAACCAGTGGAACCTTTCAACTGTCCTCACAGTATGGAGAAGATGATTATGACAACATGGGGGAGGAAGACTATGATGACTACTCAAAAGAATTCAATCCGTACAAGAAGTCCaaagacagaggcagaggtGGGTTTCcag GAGGTAAAGGAGGCCGTGGGCGAGGCAGAGGTAAAGGAGGACGGGGAATgatcagaggaggaaaaggtcgaaacagagggagagggagaggagacatggGGAATGATGACGACAATGACATGGACAATGGG gaTGGATGTGGAGGTGATGGTCCTGGATTAGGAAGGAGGAATCTGAATGACAAACACCAGGATAAGAAAGGAAAGGCCATCTGCAAGTACTACATTGAGGGGAGATGCACCTGG GGGGACCACTGCAACTTCAGCCATGACATAGAACTGCCGAAGAAGAAGGAGCTGTGCAAGTTCTACATTACTGGATTCTGTGCTCGAGCTGACCACTGCCCTTACATGCATG GTGAATTCCCCTGCAAGTTGTTCCACACCACAGGTAACTGTGTCAATGGCGACGAGTGTATGTTTTCACATGATGCCCTCAGTGACGACACTCAGGAGCTGCTTAACAAG ATGCTGGCAGAGGATGCCGAGgcaggagctgaggatgagaaggaggtggaggaactCAAGAAGCAGGGAATCAATCCTCTCCCCAAACCCCCTCCTGGAGTGGGCCTCCTCCCCACACCTCCTCGGCCTGTTCCCCTAGACTCAAACACAGGGCCAGGGGATTTTTCTGGGCCACCACCCGGAGACTTTGGGGGTCCTCCTGGACCTAACCAAGGACCCCCAGGACCACCACCGGGACAAGGGCCTGTCCCTATGCCCAATCCCTGTGCTGGTCCCCCTGAATTTTGCCCTGATGGAAATCCTTTCCAAGGCATGCCCATGAATCCTAACATCCCTCCGCCCCATATGGGCCCCCCACCTCCCTGTTCTGGagggggaggtggtggaggtagGAAAATCCCCTCATTGTTCGATCTTAAAGTTCAGCCGACGGGACAGCTGGCTCACAAACTGGCTGTCAG GAGCCAGACTCCCAGTGGCAGCCAGGGTCAGACCACAGCACCTGGACCTCAAGGGGCACCTGGTACCAGCCCAATCTGCTTTCCTGCTCCTCAAGGCATGATGTCCCCTGACATGCAGAACATGGGCCCCAACCTTGGGATGAACCAAGGGCCCCCAAACATGGGCCCTGGTGGACCGCCCATGATGGGAGGATTTCCATCTGGTGACGGTCCTCCATTCGGCGGTCCTATGCCCCCAGGTCCGCCTCAGGGTGGAGGAAACTACTACCATAACTTCCTCAATCAGCAGGAGGGTAGGCCAATGGAGGGAGTGATCCAAGAAG GTGACAACTTTCAGGTTTTCTCCGGCATggacgagagaggaggaggagggacattTGGTAACCAGTCAGGTGGTCAAGATGGCTCCGCAAATGGAACGTCAGCCAATCAGGGAGGGATGTCTGTTCCTGACTTCCTGCCTCCAGCACAACGTGTCCTGTTTATGAGGATCCaacagaagcagcaggaagaagaggaacgAGCCCGCAGAAtggcagagggaggagcagagaagagTAGAGACGCTGAAG GTGATTCAGGGAACTGGTACTCcagtgaggatgaggatggcGGTAGTAGTGTGACCTCAATCTTGAAGACACTCCGCCAGCAGACCCAGGCTCCTCAAAAAGCTGAAGGCCCCCTGATTGACCCCCGCCTGCAGAAGACCTCCCCTGCCCACCCTCCAGCTCGCCCAGCAGACCCCCGCTTGTTCCGGGACCCACGCCTGGCACGTAATGCAGAGTCTTCCTCCGATTCCGTGCCCACTCCATCTGTCGCCGGACCGCCAGCAGACCCCAGGTTAGCTCGACTAACTGCTGCTGCCTCAACTGGACCCACATCCCACCCACCACCAACCACTAAACAAGAGCCTCCTCTGGTCTACAAGCCCCCCCCACTTACGACCCCGgcagtggaagaggaggagacggagcggGTTCTACGGGACAAGCCAGTACCAATTCCTCTGGACCCACTCATGGGTATGGCTCTAAGGGATCCGCGCTCTCAACTACAGCAGTTCAGCCACATCAAGAAGGATATTGTTCTCCACATGCCAGCTTTTTCTAAAACCATCACTTGGTCACCTGAAGATCTCCTTCCAATCCCTATCCCCAAGCAGGACCTCCTGCCTCTTCCACCAGGCATCCCTCCTGTGTCCTCTCTGGACCCCCGTCTGTCCCgtgctcagcagcagctccacacatCGCTTCCTCACTCACAGCCTCCTCCTGTACAGTCGCCTCCCTCCTCGGACCcacctgcttcctcctcctccacctcctccatcccAGACTTTGAGCTCCTGTCTCGCATCCTGAAATCGGTCAACTCCAGCCCATCGCAGAactcccctcctctcttaccCACCTCTTCTGCCCCGATGTCACTGCTGAGTCCAGCTCCCACCATGCCTCTTGCGCCTCCAGAGAAGCCCGCTGACCCCCGTGTGGCTCGTAAGGGCTTGTCAGACCCGCGCCTCCAGCCTCAGAAGTCAGCACTGAAGCAGCCGCCAGAACCCACACCAGCTCCTGTCTCATCTACAACTCCAGCAACAACATCTAGCTCACCTCCCCCTACCACTGCCCCCTATGATCCAAGGCTGCTTTCTTCAGGTGGGGCAGGGCGCGGTGTGGGGGCTGGGGCAGCAGGGGGAGCCAATATGCTGAGCAACATCAGTCTGTATGACCCAAGGACTAACAAACCAGGCAGCCCTGGTACTAGCAGTGGCTCCAACAACTCTCCCAACTCAGCCAACACAGATTCCAAACTCAGTGACACCACAATGGCTAAACCCAAGTCCAAGGAGCCCCTTTTTGTTAGGAAGTCTGCGTTGGACCAACCAGAGCCAGAGAAAAGTGGAGAACAAGGAACAGATAGATACAATAGTTATAATAGGCCCCGGCCAAAGCCTGCACCCTCGCCTAACTCCACGTCCCAGGGAGCAGCCACTGCAGCCGGTGCTGCTGCAACCGGAGGTCAGGGTgctcctggagctgctgcagaccaGGGGCCTGCAGGCGTCCACAACCTACCAGTGTCCTCTCTCTTTGGCGGATTGAAACAGGCAACCAAGCCTGGTGGTGGGACTGGCAGCCCTTTCGGAGGTAACAGCCCGGCGCAGCCCGACCAGGCGGCCATAGACCAGGAAAACGCCTCACTGAAAGACGTTTTCAAAGGCTTTGATCCCACAGCCTCACCGTTCTGCCAGTGA
- the zc3h4 gene encoding zinc finger CCCH domain-containing protein 4 isoform X3, with product MAVESMTVHPNSPTTNHEHNSLLTDERPEDGELEEGELEDDGGEVEVEEIGGGASTAAAAAAAGGGVGDGGDEAGGGGEPGGEGAVEKPRGSKERHASSESDEERSHRRKRKRKKEREREREKRRAKKKRKSKHKRHASSDDDHSDFSEDSDYSPSEKRKYREYSPQYPPPTHGGYSGSKKGSYMKMEKPTYGGYEEYEEENYEGEEEEEIGEEGYDDFTKELNQYRKAKEGGGGRGRGGRGRMRGLRGRGGMRGGRRGRGVGVGGGGGRGRGGGGGGGGGRGVKMGGDNDEGDGYGEEMEYGEDDYDNMGEEDYDDYSKEFNPYKKSKDRGRGGFPGGKGGRGRGRGKGGRGMIRGGKGRNRGRGRGDMGNDDDNDMDNGDGCGGDGPGLGRRNLNDKHQDKKGKAICKYYIEGRCTWGDHCNFSHDIELPKKKELCKFYITGFCARADHCPYMHGEFPCKLFHTTGNCVNGDECMFSHDALSDDTQELLNKMLAEDAEAGAEDEKEVEELKKQGINPLPKPPPGVGLLPTPPRPVPLDSNTGPGDFSGPPPGDFGGPPGPNQGPPGPPPGQGPVPMPNPCAGPPEFCPDGNPFQGMPMNPNIPPPHMGPPPPCSGGGGGGGRKIPSLFDLKVQPTGQLAHKLAVRSQTPSGSQGQTTAPGPQGAPGTSPICFPAPQGMMSPDMQNMGPNLGMNQGPPNMGPGGPPMMGGFPSGDGPPFGGPMPPGPPQGGGNYYHNFLNQQEGRPMEGVIQEGDNFQVFSGMDERGGGGTFGNQSGGQDGSANGTSANQGGMSVPDFLPPAQRVLFMRIQQKQQEEEERARRMAEGGAEKSRDAEGDSGNWYSSEDEDGGSSVTSILKTLRQQTQAPQKAEGPLIDPRLQKTSPAHPPARPADPRLFRDPRLARNAESSSDSVPTPSVAGPPADPRLARLTAAASTGPTSHPPPTTKQEPPLVYKPPPLTTPAVEEEETERVLRDKPVPIPLDPLMGMALRDPRSQLQQFSHIKKDIVLHMPAFSKTITWSPEDLLPIPIPKQDLLPLPPGIPPVSSLDPRLSRAQQQLHTSLPHSQPPPVQSPPSSDPPASSSSTSSIPDFELLSRILKSVNSSPSQNSPPLLPTSSAPMSLLSPAPTMPLAPPEKPADPRVARKGLSDPRLQPQKSALKQPPEPTPAPVSSTTPATTSSSPPPTTAPYDPRLLSSGGAGRGVGAGAAGGANMLSNISLYDPRTNKPGSPGTSSGSNNSPNSANTDSKLSDTTMAKPKSKEPLFVRKSALDQPEPEKSGEQGTDRYNSYNRPRPKPAPSPNSTSQGAATAAGAAATGGQGAPGAAADQGPAGVHNLPVSSLFGGLKQATKPGGGTGSPFGGNSPAQPDQAAIDQENASLKDVFKGFDPTASPFCQ from the exons ATGGCTGTGGAAAGCATGACTGTGCATCCAAACTCCCCAACTACCAACCACGAACACAACAGTCTCCTGACTGACGAAAG GCCAGAGGATGGAGAACTGGAGGAAGGTGAGCTGGAAGATGATGGGGGAGAAGTTGAGGTGGAGGAAATAGGTGGAGGtgcatccacagcagcagcagcagcagcagcaggaggaggcgtTGGAGATGGGGGTGAtgaagcaggtggaggaggtgagccAGGAGGGGAAGGGGCCGTGGAGAAGCCTCGGGGAAGTAAGGAGCGCCACGCCAGTAGCGAATCTGACGAAGAGCGATCGCACCGtcgcaagaggaagaggaagaaagagagggagcgcgaaagggagaagaggagggctaAAAAGAAGCGcaaatccaaacacaaa CGTCATGCATCCTCTGATGATGACCACTCAGACTTCAGTGAGGACTCAGACTACAGTCCCAGTGAGAAGAGGAAGTACAGAGAGTACAGTCCTCAGTACCCCCCTCCT ACTCATGGAGGCTACAGTGGCTCAAAGAAGGGCAGCTACATGAAGATGGAAAAGCCGACCTACGGAGGTTACGAGGAATATGAAGAAGAGAACtatgagggagaggaagaagaggaaatagGGGAAGAAGGCTATGACGACTTCACGAAGGAACTCAACCAGTACCGCAAGGCtaaggaaggaggaggtggtCGCGGACGAG GGGGCAGAGGTCGTATGAGAGGCCTGAGAGGCCGTGGAGGAatgaggggaggaaggaggggtagaggagtaggagtaggaggcggcggcggcagaggaagaggaggtggaggaggaggaggaggaggacgaggtgtAAAGATGGGAGGAGACAATGATGAAGGAGATGGCTATGGAGAAGAGATGGAG TATGGAGAAGATGATTATGACAACATGGGGGAGGAAGACTATGATGACTACTCAAAAGAATTCAATCCGTACAAGAAGTCCaaagacagaggcagaggtGGGTTTCcag GAGGTAAAGGAGGCCGTGGGCGAGGCAGAGGTAAAGGAGGACGGGGAATgatcagaggaggaaaaggtcgaaacagagggagagggagaggagacatggGGAATGATGACGACAATGACATGGACAATGGG gaTGGATGTGGAGGTGATGGTCCTGGATTAGGAAGGAGGAATCTGAATGACAAACACCAGGATAAGAAAGGAAAGGCCATCTGCAAGTACTACATTGAGGGGAGATGCACCTGG GGGGACCACTGCAACTTCAGCCATGACATAGAACTGCCGAAGAAGAAGGAGCTGTGCAAGTTCTACATTACTGGATTCTGTGCTCGAGCTGACCACTGCCCTTACATGCATG GTGAATTCCCCTGCAAGTTGTTCCACACCACAGGTAACTGTGTCAATGGCGACGAGTGTATGTTTTCACATGATGCCCTCAGTGACGACACTCAGGAGCTGCTTAACAAG ATGCTGGCAGAGGATGCCGAGgcaggagctgaggatgagaaggaggtggaggaactCAAGAAGCAGGGAATCAATCCTCTCCCCAAACCCCCTCCTGGAGTGGGCCTCCTCCCCACACCTCCTCGGCCTGTTCCCCTAGACTCAAACACAGGGCCAGGGGATTTTTCTGGGCCACCACCCGGAGACTTTGGGGGTCCTCCTGGACCTAACCAAGGACCCCCAGGACCACCACCGGGACAAGGGCCTGTCCCTATGCCCAATCCCTGTGCTGGTCCCCCTGAATTTTGCCCTGATGGAAATCCTTTCCAAGGCATGCCCATGAATCCTAACATCCCTCCGCCCCATATGGGCCCCCCACCTCCCTGTTCTGGagggggaggtggtggaggtagGAAAATCCCCTCATTGTTCGATCTTAAAGTTCAGCCGACGGGACAGCTGGCTCACAAACTGGCTGTCAG GAGCCAGACTCCCAGTGGCAGCCAGGGTCAGACCACAGCACCTGGACCTCAAGGGGCACCTGGTACCAGCCCAATCTGCTTTCCTGCTCCTCAAGGCATGATGTCCCCTGACATGCAGAACATGGGCCCCAACCTTGGGATGAACCAAGGGCCCCCAAACATGGGCCCTGGTGGACCGCCCATGATGGGAGGATTTCCATCTGGTGACGGTCCTCCATTCGGCGGTCCTATGCCCCCAGGTCCGCCTCAGGGTGGAGGAAACTACTACCATAACTTCCTCAATCAGCAGGAGGGTAGGCCAATGGAGGGAGTGATCCAAGAAG GTGACAACTTTCAGGTTTTCTCCGGCATggacgagagaggaggaggagggacattTGGTAACCAGTCAGGTGGTCAAGATGGCTCCGCAAATGGAACGTCAGCCAATCAGGGAGGGATGTCTGTTCCTGACTTCCTGCCTCCAGCACAACGTGTCCTGTTTATGAGGATCCaacagaagcagcaggaagaagaggaacgAGCCCGCAGAAtggcagagggaggagcagagaagagTAGAGACGCTGAAG GTGATTCAGGGAACTGGTACTCcagtgaggatgaggatggcGGTAGTAGTGTGACCTCAATCTTGAAGACACTCCGCCAGCAGACCCAGGCTCCTCAAAAAGCTGAAGGCCCCCTGATTGACCCCCGCCTGCAGAAGACCTCCCCTGCCCACCCTCCAGCTCGCCCAGCAGACCCCCGCTTGTTCCGGGACCCACGCCTGGCACGTAATGCAGAGTCTTCCTCCGATTCCGTGCCCACTCCATCTGTCGCCGGACCGCCAGCAGACCCCAGGTTAGCTCGACTAACTGCTGCTGCCTCAACTGGACCCACATCCCACCCACCACCAACCACTAAACAAGAGCCTCCTCTGGTCTACAAGCCCCCCCCACTTACGACCCCGgcagtggaagaggaggagacggagcggGTTCTACGGGACAAGCCAGTACCAATTCCTCTGGACCCACTCATGGGTATGGCTCTAAGGGATCCGCGCTCTCAACTACAGCAGTTCAGCCACATCAAGAAGGATATTGTTCTCCACATGCCAGCTTTTTCTAAAACCATCACTTGGTCACCTGAAGATCTCCTTCCAATCCCTATCCCCAAGCAGGACCTCCTGCCTCTTCCACCAGGCATCCCTCCTGTGTCCTCTCTGGACCCCCGTCTGTCCCgtgctcagcagcagctccacacatCGCTTCCTCACTCACAGCCTCCTCCTGTACAGTCGCCTCCCTCCTCGGACCcacctgcttcctcctcctccacctcctccatcccAGACTTTGAGCTCCTGTCTCGCATCCTGAAATCGGTCAACTCCAGCCCATCGCAGAactcccctcctctcttaccCACCTCTTCTGCCCCGATGTCACTGCTGAGTCCAGCTCCCACCATGCCTCTTGCGCCTCCAGAGAAGCCCGCTGACCCCCGTGTGGCTCGTAAGGGCTTGTCAGACCCGCGCCTCCAGCCTCAGAAGTCAGCACTGAAGCAGCCGCCAGAACCCACACCAGCTCCTGTCTCATCTACAACTCCAGCAACAACATCTAGCTCACCTCCCCCTACCACTGCCCCCTATGATCCAAGGCTGCTTTCTTCAGGTGGGGCAGGGCGCGGTGTGGGGGCTGGGGCAGCAGGGGGAGCCAATATGCTGAGCAACATCAGTCTGTATGACCCAAGGACTAACAAACCAGGCAGCCCTGGTACTAGCAGTGGCTCCAACAACTCTCCCAACTCAGCCAACACAGATTCCAAACTCAGTGACACCACAATGGCTAAACCCAAGTCCAAGGAGCCCCTTTTTGTTAGGAAGTCTGCGTTGGACCAACCAGAGCCAGAGAAAAGTGGAGAACAAGGAACAGATAGATACAATAGTTATAATAGGCCCCGGCCAAAGCCTGCACCCTCGCCTAACTCCACGTCCCAGGGAGCAGCCACTGCAGCCGGTGCTGCTGCAACCGGAGGTCAGGGTgctcctggagctgctgcagaccaGGGGCCTGCAGGCGTCCACAACCTACCAGTGTCCTCTCTCTTTGGCGGATTGAAACAGGCAACCAAGCCTGGTGGTGGGACTGGCAGCCCTTTCGGAGGTAACAGCCCGGCGCAGCCCGACCAGGCGGCCATAGACCAGGAAAACGCCTCACTGAAAGACGTTTTCAAAGGCTTTGATCCCACAGCCTCACCGTTCTGCCAGTGA